Proteins encoded together in one Mercenaria mercenaria strain notata chromosome 18, MADL_Memer_1, whole genome shotgun sequence window:
- the LOC123539282 gene encoding NXPE family member 2-like produces the protein MPVISKITGVVILTTLLVITLMLMFDVPVSRVHSIIFAQSETTISYAPKDIGIGDPHDPRFHNIILEEEALMFEPCRDVNKTASVQHSKLSLTDHINSTYNIGETIRIVATLYDGYGKRKYSGGDHLRATIENKDLKASAPCVVTDNRNGTHFVACEALWSGVSAINISLAYARETITSIYRIRTQVCMQSSFLN, from the exons GATAACAGGGGTGGTGATTCTTACCACATTGCTTGTGATAACACTTATGTTGATGTTTGACGTACCGGTATCACGCGTGCACAGTATAATCTTTGCACAATCAGAAACAACGATAAG TTATGCACCAAAGGACATAGGTATTGGTGATCCTCACGACCCAAGATTTCACAACATTATACTTGAAGAAGAAGCGCTCATGTTTGAACCTTGCCGAGATGTAAATAAAACAGCTTCCGTTCAACACTCAAAACTATCACTGACCG ATCATATAAATTCTACTTACAATATTGGTGAAACAATTCGTATTGTTGCCACGCTTTATGATGGCTATGGTAAACGTAAATACTCCGGTGGCGACCATCTCAGAGCGACAATTGAAAACAAAGACCTCAAGGCATCAGCCCCTTGTGTGGTGACAGATAACAGAAATGGAACGCATTTTGTAGCATGTGAGGCATTATGGAGCGGTGTTTCAGCAATAAACATCAGTCTTGCATATGCAAGGGAGACAATTACGTCCATTTATCGGATAAGAACACAAGTATGTATGCAGTCGagctttttaaattaa